The following proteins are encoded in a genomic region of Labeo rohita strain BAU-BD-2019 chromosome 5, IGBB_LRoh.1.0, whole genome shotgun sequence:
- the LOC127165963 gene encoding UDP-glucuronosyltransferase 2B15-like isoform X2 has product MMGKADIWLIRTYWDFEFPRPFLPNFKYVGGLHCTPAKPLPVDMEEFVQNSGDDGIVVFTLGSMIDKLPKEMSNMIASALAQIPQKVLWRYGGEKPDTLGENTRIYKWIPQNDLLGHPKTRAFITHGGTNSIYEAIYHGVPMVGIPLFGDQPDNLVHMRVRGAAVVIDNIKTTQPQDLVDGLNAVINDPSYKENAMRLSRIHHDRPIKPLDEAVFWIEFVMRNKGAKHLRVEAHNLTWYQYHCLDVFAFLITVLTVVLYVFFKMCKFFIMRCCFRSKRKSKKE; this is encoded by the exons ATGATGGGTAAAGCTGATATCTGGTTAATCAGAACCTACTGGGATTTTGAGTTTCCCCGGCCATTCCTGCCCAACTTTAAATACGTTGGTGGGCTTCACTGCACCCCTGCCAAGCCATTACCAGTG GACATGGAGGAGTTTGTACAGAACTCAGGGGATGATGGGATTGTGGTCTTCACTCTGGGGTCTATGATAGACAAATTGCCCAAAGAGATGAGCAATATGATCGCCTCCGCACTGGCACAGATTCCACAGAAG GTTTTATGGCGATATGGTGGAGAGAAGCCAGATACTCTCGGTGAAAACACCAGAATTTACAAGTGGATCCCTCAGAATGATTTATTGG GTCACCCCAAAACCAGAGCATTTATCACTCATGGAGGCACTAATAGCATATATGAGGCCATTTATCATGGCGTTCCAATGGTTGGGATTCCTTTATTTGGTGACCAGCCTGATAATTTGGTTCATATGAGGGTCAGAGGTGCCGCTGTTGTCATAGACAATATTAAAACCACACAGCCGCAAGACCTGGTGGATGGACTCAATGCCGTCATTAATGATCCCTC GTATAAAGAGAATGCAATGCGTTTGTCCAGGATTCATCATGACAGACCAATAAAGCCTTTGGATGAGGCTGTGTTCTGGATTGAGTTCGTCATGCGCAATAAAGGCGCTAAACACCTGCGTGTCGAGGCCCACAACCTTACCTGGTACCAGTACCACTGTCTGGATGTGTTCGCTTTTCTTATCACTGTCTTGACTGTAGTCCTCtatgtcttctttaaaatgtgcaaattCTTCATTATGCGTTGCTGTTTTAGATCAAAGAGGAAAAGCAAAAAAGAATGA
- the LOC127165963 gene encoding UDP-glucuronosyltransferase 2C1-like isoform X1: MRLVVCFLSLLAVFGPAECGNVLVWYTEGSHWINLKIVLATLIDRGHDVTVLVPDGALFVKAEESDRFSFQHFNVSTSGQGMLSVIEEFLYFSVYEMDQLNLLQIQMKFFELGSKHQDLALSYCDGILKSTELMDKLRNGKFDVILTDPMYPCSEIVAEELKVPLVYTLRFSIAHVMERMCGQIPAPPSFVPGAMSKLTDKMSFTERLLSMLFYLSQDFVVVIAWKKFDNYYTDYFGRPTSYCEMMGKADIWLIRTYWDFEFPRPFLPNFKYVGGLHCTPAKPLPVDMEEFVQNSGDDGIVVFTLGSMIDKLPKEMSNMIASALAQIPQKVLWRYGGEKPDTLGENTRIYKWIPQNDLLGHPKTRAFITHGGTNSIYEAIYHGVPMVGIPLFGDQPDNLVHMRVRGAAVVIDNIKTTQPQDLVDGLNAVINDPSYKENAMRLSRIHHDRPIKPLDEAVFWIEFVMRNKGAKHLRVEAHNLTWYQYHCLDVFAFLITVLTVVLYVFFKMCKFFIMRCCFRSKRKSKKE, from the exons ATGAGACTCGtagtgtgttttctttctctgctCGCTGTGTTCGGCCCTGCAGAATGTGGGAATGTTTTAGTTTGGTATACTGAGGGCAGTCACTGGATCAATCTGAAGATCGTGTTGGCAACATTGATTGACAGGGGACACGATGTCACAGTGCTGGTGCCAGATGGTGCTCTCTTCGTGAAAGCTGAAGAATCGGATCGCTTCTCCTTTCAGCACTTTAATGTGTCCACATCTGGACAGGGCATGCTAAGCGTCATCGAGGAATTTCTGTATTTCTCAGTGTACGAGATGGATCAGTTAAACCTCCTGCAGATTCAAATGAAATTCTTCGAGCTTGGTTCCAAACATCAGGATTTGGCTTTGTCATATTGTGACGGCATTCTCAAATCGACAGAGTTGATGGACAAACTGCGGAATGGAAAGTTTGACGTTATTCTGACAGATCCGATGTACCCGTGCAGCGAAATTGTGGCTGAAGAGCTGAAAGTTCCCTTGGTTTACACTTTACGATTCTCCATAGCTCACGTTATGGAGCGGATGTGTGGTCAGATACCAGCCCCACCATCATTTGTTCCTGGAGCAATGAGTAAACTCACTGACAAAATGAGCTTTACAGAACGACTCCTCAGTATGCTTTTCTACCTTTCTCAAGATTTTGTTGTCGTTATTGCTTGGAAAAAATTTGACAACTATTACACAGACTATTTCG GACGGCCCACTTCCTATTGTGAGATGATGGGTAAAGCTGATATCTGGTTAATCAGAACCTACTGGGATTTTGAGTTTCCCCGGCCATTCCTGCCCAACTTTAAATACGTTGGTGGGCTTCACTGCACCCCTGCCAAGCCATTACCAGTG GACATGGAGGAGTTTGTACAGAACTCAGGGGATGATGGGATTGTGGTCTTCACTCTGGGGTCTATGATAGACAAATTGCCCAAAGAGATGAGCAATATGATCGCCTCCGCACTGGCACAGATTCCACAGAAG GTTTTATGGCGATATGGTGGAGAGAAGCCAGATACTCTCGGTGAAAACACCAGAATTTACAAGTGGATCCCTCAGAATGATTTATTGG GTCACCCCAAAACCAGAGCATTTATCACTCATGGAGGCACTAATAGCATATATGAGGCCATTTATCATGGCGTTCCAATGGTTGGGATTCCTTTATTTGGTGACCAGCCTGATAATTTGGTTCATATGAGGGTCAGAGGTGCCGCTGTTGTCATAGACAATATTAAAACCACACAGCCGCAAGACCTGGTGGATGGACTCAATGCCGTCATTAATGATCCCTC GTATAAAGAGAATGCAATGCGTTTGTCCAGGATTCATCATGACAGACCAATAAAGCCTTTGGATGAGGCTGTGTTCTGGATTGAGTTCGTCATGCGCAATAAAGGCGCTAAACACCTGCGTGTCGAGGCCCACAACCTTACCTGGTACCAGTACCACTGTCTGGATGTGTTCGCTTTTCTTATCACTGTCTTGACTGTAGTCCTCtatgtcttctttaaaatgtgcaaattCTTCATTATGCGTTGCTGTTTTAGATCAAAGAGGAAAAGCAAAAAAGAATGA
- the LOC127165965 gene encoding UDP-glucuronosyltransferase 2B15-like — protein MMGLWSSLLQSNMIASALAQIPQKVLWRYDGEKPDSLGENTRIYKWIPQNDLLGHPKTRAFITHGGTNSIYEAIYHAIPMVGIPLFGDQPDNLAHMKAKGAPVVMDNIKTTQPQDLVDGLNAVINDPSYKQNAMHLSRIHHDRPMKPLDEAVFWIEFVMRNKGAKHLRVEAHNLTWYQYHCLDVFAFLITVLTVVLYVFFKMCKFFIMRCCFRSKRKSKKE, from the exons ATGATGGGATTGTGGTCTTCATTACTTCAGAGTAATATGATCGCCTCCGCACTGGCACAGATTCCACAGAAG GTTTTATGGCGATATGATGGAGAGAAGCCAGATAGTCTTGGTGAAAACACCAGAATCTATAAGTGGATCCCTCAGAATGATTTATTGG GTCACCCCAAAACCAGAGCATTCATCACTCATGGAGGCACTAATAGCATATATGAGGCCATTTATCATGCCATTCCAATGGTCGGGATCCCCTTGTTTGGTGACCAGCCTGATAATTTAGCTCATATGAAGGCCAAAGGTGCTCCTGTGGTCATGGATAACATCAAAACCACACAGCCACAAGACCTGGTGGATGGACTCAATGCCGTCATTAATGACCCCTC GTATAAACAAAATGCTATGCATTTGTCCAGGATTCATCATGACAGACCAATGAAGCCTTTGGATGAGGCTGTGTTCTGGATTGAGTTCGTCATGCGCAATAAAGGCGCTAAACACCTGCGTGTCGAGGCCCACAACCTTACCTGGTACCAGTACCACTGTCTGGATGTGTTCGCTTTTCTTATCACTGTCTTGACTGTAGTCCTCtatgtcttctttaaaatgtgcaaattCTTCATTATGCGTTGTTGTTTTAGATCAAAAAGGAAAAGCAAAAAAGAATGA
- the LOC127165963 gene encoding UDP-glucuronosyltransferase 2A1-like isoform X3: MRLVVCFLSLLAVFGPAECGNVLVWYTEGSHWINLKIVLATLIDRGHDVTVLVPDGALFVKAEESDRFSFQHFNVSTSGQGMLSVIEEFLYFSVYEMDQLNLLQIQMKFFELGSKHQDLALSYCDGILKSTELMDKLRNGKFDVILTDPMYPCSEIVAEELKVPLVYTLRFSIAHVMERMCGQIPAPPSFVPGAMSKLTDKMSFTERLLSMLFYLSQDFVVVIAWKKFDNYYTDYFGDDGSHWINLKIVLETLIDRGHDVTVLVPDGSLYMKAKKSDRFTYQPFNSSVDEQEMRNFIEEFLYFSVYEMDELNLLQIQMKFYEFASKLQNMSIAYCDGVLRSPGLMDKLRNEKFDVVLSDPMYPCSDIVAEELNVPLVFTFRFSIAHAVERLCGQIPAPPSFVPGAMSKLTDKMSFTERIINMLFYLSQDAFSVFAWRKFDNYYTEYFGRPTSFCEMMGKADIWLIRTYWDFEFPRPFLPNFKYVGGLHCTPAKPLPEDMEEFVQSSADDGIVVFTLGSLVDKMPKETSNKIASALAQIPQKVLWRYGGEKPDTLGENTRIYKWIPQNDLLGHPKTRAFITHGGTNGLYEAIYHAVPMVGIPLFADQPHNLVHMKAKGVAVSMDNIKTMQSQDLVDGLNAVINDPSYKENAMRLSRIHHDRPIKPLDEAVFWIEFVMRNKGAKHLRVEAHNLAWYQYHCLDVFAFLITVLTVVLYVVFKMCKFFIMRCCCRSKRKSKKD; the protein is encoded by the exons ATGAGACTCGtagtgtgttttctttctctgctCGCTGTGTTCGGCCCTGCAGAATGTGGGAATGTTTTAGTTTGGTATACTGAGGGCAGTCACTGGATCAATCTGAAGATCGTGTTGGCAACATTGATTGACAGGGGACACGATGTCACAGTGCTGGTGCCAGATGGTGCTCTCTTCGTGAAAGCTGAAGAATCGGATCGCTTCTCCTTTCAGCACTTTAATGTGTCCACATCTGGACAGGGCATGCTAAGCGTCATCGAGGAATTTCTGTATTTCTCAGTGTACGAGATGGATCAGTTAAACCTCCTGCAGATTCAAATGAAATTCTTCGAGCTTGGTTCCAAACATCAGGATTTGGCTTTGTCATATTGTGACGGCATTCTCAAATCGACAGAGTTGATGGACAAACTGCGGAATGGAAAGTTTGACGTTATTCTGACAGATCCGATGTACCCGTGCAGCGAAATTGTGGCTGAAGAGCTGAAAGTTCCCTTGGTTTACACTTTACGATTCTCCATAGCTCACGTTATGGAGCGGATGTGTGGTCAGATACCAGCCCCACCATCATTTGTTCCTGGAGCAATGAGTAAACTCACTGACAAAATGAGCTTTACAGAACGACTCCTCAGTATGCTTTTCTACCTTTCTCAAGATTTTGTTGTCGTTATTGCTTGGAAAAAATTTGACAACTATTACACAGACTATTTCGGTGA TGATGGCAGTCACTGGATCAATCTGAAGATCGTGTTGGAAACGTTGATTGACAGGGGACACGATGTCACAGTACTGGTTCCGGATGGTTCTCTCTACATGAAAGCTAAAAAATCAGATCGCTTCACCTATCAGCCCTTTAACTCGTCCGTGGATGAACAGGAGATGCGAAACTTCATTGAGGAATTTCTGTATTTCTCAGTCTATGAGATGGATGAGTTAAACTTACTGCAGATTCAAATGAAATTCTACGAGTTTGCTTCCAAACTTCAGAATATGTCTATAGCATACTGTGACGGCGTTCTCAGATCACCTGGGTTGATGGACAAACTGCGGAATGAAAAGTTTGACGTTGTTCTGTCAGATCCGATGTACCCGTGCAGCGATATTGTGGCTGAAGAGCTGAACGTTCCCTTGGTTTTTACCTTCCGATTCTCCATAGCTCACGCTGTAGAGCGGCTGTGTGGTCAGATCCCAGCCCCACCATCATTTGTTCCTGGAGCAATGAGTAAACTCACGGACAAGATGAGCTTTACAGAGCGAATCATTAATATGCTCTTCTACCTTTCTCAGGATGCTTTTAGCGTTTTTGCTTGGAGAAAATTTGACAACTATTACACTGAATATTTCG GACGCCCCACTTCATTTTGTGAGATGATGGGTAAAGCTGATATCTGGTTAATCAGAACCTACTGGGATTTTGAGTTTCCACGACCATTCCTGCCCAACTTCAAATACGTTGGAGGGCTTCACTGCACCCCAGCCAAACCATTACCCGAG GACATGGAGGAGTTTGTACAGAGCTCAGCGGATGATGGGATTGTGGTTTTCACCCTGGGGTCTTTGGTAGACAAAATGCCCAAAGAGACAAGCAATAAGATTGCCTCTGCACTGGCACAGATTCCACAGAAG GTTTTATGGCGATATGGTGGAGAGAAGCCAGATACTCTTGGTGAAAACACCAGAATCTATAAATGGATCCCTCAGAATGATTTATTGG GTCACCCTAAAACAAGAGCATTCATCACTCATGGAGGCACTAATGGCTTATATGAGGCCATTTATCATGCTGTTCCAATGGTTGGGATCCCCTTGTTTGCTGACCAGCCTCATAATTTGGTTCATATGAAGGCCAAAGGAGTTGCTGTTAGCATGGACAACATCAAAACCATGCAGTCGCAAGACCTGGTGGATGGACTCAATGCTGTCATTAATGATCCCTC GTATAAAGAGAATGCAATGCGTTTGTCCAGGATTCATCATGACAGACCGATAAAGCCTTTGGATGAGGCTGTGTTCTGGATTGAGTTCGTCATGCGCAATAAAGGCGCTAAACACCTGCGTGTCGAAGCCCACAACCTTGCCTGGTACCAGTACCACTGTCTGGATGTGTTTGCTTTTCTCATCACTGTTCTGACTGTAGTCCTCTACGTCGTctttaaaatgtgcaaattCTTCATAATGCGTTGCTGTTGTAGATCAAAGAGGAAAAGCAAAAAAGACTGA
- the LOC127165969 gene encoding UDP-glucuronosyltransferase 2C1-like translates to MRLVVCFLSLLTVFGPAKCGNVLVWFTEGSHWINLKIVLEALIDRGHNITVLIPDTSLYMKAKESDRFSYQPFNVSMDEEDMRNFIDEFVYFSVYETDELNFLQILMKVYKFANIIQDMNLLHCDGILKSSEVMDILRNGKFDVVLSDPLYPCSDIVAAELNGPLVYTFRAVERMCGQIPAPPSFVPASMSKLTDKMDFKERIINMLFYLPLNVFSTFGLKRFDNYYTEYLDGSHWINLKIVLEALIDRGHDVTVLVPGTSLYMKAKDSDRFTYQPFNVSMDEQEMRDFIEEFLYFSVYEMDELNLLQIQKKVLEFTSKLQDMSIAYCDGVLKSPELMDKLRNGKFEVVLTDPIYQCSDIVAEELNVPLVYTFRLSIANVAERLCGQLPAPPSYVPGVMSKLTDKMSFTERIINMLFYLSQDFFATIAWRKFDTYYSEYLGRPTTYCEMMGKADIWLIRTYWDFEFPRPFLPNFKYVGGLHCRPAKPLPEDMEEFAQSSGDDGIVVFTLGSLVDKMPKEISNKIASALAQIPQKVLWRYGGEKPDTLGENTRIYKWIPQNDLLGHPKTKAFITHGGTNGIYEAIYHAVPMVGIPLFGDQPDNLVHMKARGAALVIDNIKTMEPQDLVDKLNTVINDPSYKENAMRLSRIHHDRPVKPLDESVFWIEFVMRNKGAKHLRVESHNLTWYQYHCLDVFAFLITILTVVLYVFFKMCKFFIMRCCFRSKRKSKKE, encoded by the exons ATGAGACTCGtagtgtgttttctttctctgctCACTGTGTTCGGCCCTGCAAAATGTGGGAATGTTTTAGTTTGGTTTACTGAGGGCAGTCACTGGATCAATCTGAAGATCGTGTTGGAAGCACTGATTGACAGGGGACACAATATCACAGTTTTGATACCGGATACCTCTCTCTACATGAAAGCTAAAGAATCGGATCGCTTCTCATACCAGCCCTTTAATGTGTCCATGGATGAAGAGGATATGCGCAACTTCATTGACGAGTTTGTGTATTTCTCCGTGTATGAAACTGATGAGTTAAACTTCCTGCAGATTCTAATGAAAGTCTACAAGTTTGCTAACATTATTCAGGATATGAATCTGTTACACTGTGATGGCATTCTGAAATCATCGGAGGTGATGGACATATTGCGGAATGGAAAGTTTGACGTTGTTCTGTCAGATCCGCTCTATCCGTGCAGCGATATTGTGGCTGCAGAGCTGAACGGTCCCTTGGTTTACACGTTCCGTGCTGTAGAGCGGATGTGTGGTCAGATACCAGCTCCACCTTCATTTGTGCCTGCATCTATGAGTAAACTCACAGACAAGATGGACTTTAAAGAGCGAATCATCAATATGCTGTTCTACCTTCctctaaatgttttttccaCTTTTGGCTTGAAAAGATTTGACAACTATTACACTGAATATTTAG AT GGCAGTCACTGGATCAATCTGAAGATCGTGTTGGAAGCACTGATTGACAGGGGACACGATGTCACAGTGCTGGTTCCGGGTACCTCTCTCTACATGAAAGCTAAAGATTCGGATCGCTTCACCTATCAGCCCTTTAACGTGTCCATGGATGAACAGGAGATGCGAGACTTCATTGAGGAATTTCTGTATTTCTCAGTGTATGAGATGGATGAGTTAAACTTACTGCAGATTCAAAAGAAAGTCTTGGAGTTTACTTCCAAACTTCAGGATATGTCGATAGCATATTGTGACGGCGTTCTCAAATCGCCAGAGCTGATGGATAAATTGCGGAATGGAAAGTTTGAGGTTGTTCTGACAGATCCGATCTACCAGTGCAGCGACATTGTAGCGGAAGAGCTTAACGTTCCTTTGGTTTACACGTTCCGTTTATCCATTGCTAACGTTGCAGAGCGGCTGTGTGGTCAGTTACCAGCCCCACCATCATATGTTCCTGGAGTCATGAGTAAACTCACGGACAAGATGAGCTTTACAGAGCGAATCATTAATATGCTCTTCTACCTTTCTCAAGATTTTTTTGCCACTATTGCTTGGAGAAAATTTGACACTTATTACAGTGAATATTTAG GACGGCCCACTACCTATTGTGAGATGATGGGTAAAGCTGATATTTGGTTAATCAGAACCTACTGGGATTTTGAGTTTCCACGGCCATTCCTGCCCAACTTCAAATATGTTGGAGGCCTTCACTGCCGCCCTGCCAAACCATTACCTGAG GACATGGAGGAGTTTGCACAGAGCTCAGGGGATGATGGGATTGTGGTCTTCACTCTGGGGTCTTTGGTAGACAAAATGCCCAAAGAGATAAGCAATAAGATCGCCTCAGCACTGGCACAGATTCCACAGAAG GTTTTATGGCGATATGGTGGAGAGAAGCCAGATACTCTCGGTGAAAACACCAGAATCTATAAGTGGATCCCTCAGAATGATTTATTGG GTCACCCTAAAACTAAAGCATTCATCACTCATGGAGGCACTAATGGCATATATGAGGCCATTTATCATGCCGTTCCAATGGTCGGGATCCCTTTATTTGGTGACCAGCCTGATAATTTGGTTCATATGAAGGCCAGAGGTGCTGCTCTTGTCATAGACAATATTAAAACCATGGAGCCGCAAGACCTGGTGGATAAACTCAATACCGTCATTAATGATCCCTC GTATAAAGAAAATGCTATGCGTTTGTCCAGGATTCATCATGACAGACCAGTGAAGCCTTTAGATGAGTCTGTGTTCTGGATTGAGTTTGTCATGCGCAATAAAGGTGCTAAACACCTGCGTGTCGAGTCCCACAACCTTACCTGGTACCAGTACCACTGTCTGGATGTGTTCGCTTTTCTCATCACTATCCTGACTGTAGTCCTCTACGTCTTctttaaaatgtgcaaattCTTCATAATGCGTTGCTGTTTTAGATCAAAGAGGAAAAGCAAAAAAGAGTGA